GGTCAGGCCGTTGTTGATCAGGTGTTCGGCGCAGGCGATAAAGTCGCTGAAGGTGTTCTGCTTGTGGGCCTGCTTACCGTTGCGGTACCAGGCTTCACCCAACTCGCCGCCGCCGCGCACGTGGGCGATGGCAAACGCCACGCCACGGTCGAGCAGGCTCAGGCGTGCGTGGGAAAACCATGGGTCGAGGCTCGAGCCGTAGGCGCCGTAGCCGTACAGGTACAGCGGCGCGGCTTTACCGAGCTGGTCGCGCTTGACCACCAGGCTGATCGGCACCTGGGTGCCATCGGCGGAAGTGGCCCACAGGCGTTGGCTTACGTAATCGTCGGCGTTGAACACGCCCAGCACCGGAGTTTCCTTGAGCACCTGTTGCGCGCCGCTGGCCAGCTCCAATTGACGCACCTGGGCCGGGCGGTTGAGGGCCTCGTAACGCAGGCGAATCTTGTCGCTGGCGAACTCCAGGCTGTTCTGTACGTAAAGGCTGTAGGCGGCGTCGGGCAATTCCACGCGATACGCCGGCACGCCCTGCGGGTGCACTTCGATCACCGGCAGGCCACCGATGCGCAGGCTCAGGGTCATGGCACCGGTATTGAGGCTCACACCGTCGAGCATCACGTCATCGCTGTGGGGGATCAGGTTTTGCCACTCAGCCTCGGTGGGCACGTCGCCAATGTCGGTGGCCACGAACAGCGCGTAGTTGATGCCGTCCCGGTTGCTGCGGATAAACCAGGTCCAGGCACCATTGAGTTGGCCGTGGTCGACATCGTATTCGTGGTCCTCGACCCGAGGCGCCAGGCAGGTAAAGGCCAGGTGCGGCTGGTCGGCGTCCAACGCCCAGACTTCGCTGGTGGTCTTGCTGCCCAGGGTCAGCAGCAACTGGCGTTCGGAGCTGGAACGGTAGCAATGCAGGAAGAAACGTCCGTCGGGCTCGTGGAACACTTCCTGCGCCGCCGTGCCGTCCAGGCGATAGCGGTAGAGTTTGTGCGGGCGGTGGGTGTCGTCCAGTTCGCCGAAGAACAGGGTCAGGCTGTCATTGGCCCAGGTCATGCTGCCGTCGCAGTCCTGAAACTCCAGTTCGCTGACCTTGCCGTTGGCCAATTCCTTCACAAACAGGGTGTAGATCTCGTCACCGCTGGTGTCGAGGCTGTAGGCCAGGCGCTGGTGGTCGGGGCTGATGCTGAACGCGCCGAGGGAGAAGAAGCCGCCGTTGGCCAGTTCGTTCGGGTCCAGTAGCAGCTCTTCGCTGCGCTCGTCCACCTGGTTGCTGTCGTCGGCCGGGCGGCGGCAGCGGTAGTGGCGGGCGTACTCGTCGCCAGCGGTGGTGCGCGTGTAATACAGGTACGGCCCCCATGGCGAGGGCAGCGACAGGTCGGTTTCGAGGATGCGGCCCTTGATCTCTTCGAACAGGCTTTCACGCAATGCGGCCTGATCGGCGAGTTGGGCGTCCTGCCAGGCGTTTTCGGCCTTGAGGTAATCGAGTACTTCGCGGTTGTCACGCTCTTGCAGCCAGGCGTACGGGTCTTGGCCTGGGGCCTTGCGGGCGATCGGGGCGGTCGATATAGGCATGGATCACTCTCTGTCTGGCGGACGGTGGCAGGCATTGCAGCCGCGACACGCAAAAGCCGTTATCATAGCCGCCTGTTTGCCTACCTTGCCATGGACACCATGACCGAGAACGACTATCTGACCGCGTGGGGCCTTTACGCCTTTGCCGCTTTGGGCTGCCTGTTGGTGTGGTGGCGCATGACCCGCTGGATCTGGCGCTGGCTGCGCGAGCCGCTGCAATTGCTGATGGCGGTGCTGTTGTTCAGCCCGACCATCGTCGACCCGGTCAAGACCCAGTTTGCACCGGCCGTGGCCATCACCGCCCTGGACCTGGTGCTCAAGGTCGGCAACAACGCCTGGCGGGCGATTTCCGATTTGTTCATGTACACGATGATCGCCTTTGGCGTGTATCTCATCATTGTCTTGATCCGCTGGCCCATCGAGCGCGCGGCCAATGCGCGCCGTGAGCGCAAGGCCGCTACGGATGCCGCCCTGGCCGCCGAGCCGCACGAGGATGACGACGAGCCATTCCGTCGCCCGGCGCCGGGCGGCATGCGGGTCGAACCGCGCCTTTAACGTTGCAGCGAGAGCCCTGGCATGTGTGAATTATTGGGCATGAGTGCCAACGTCCCCACCGATATCGTGTTCAGCTTTACCGGGCTGATGCAGCGCGGCGGGCGCACCGGCCCCCACCGCGACGGTTGGGGCATCGCCTTCTATGAGGGGCGCGGCCTGCGTCTGTTCCAGGACCCGGCCGCCAGCAGTGAGTCTGAAGTCGCGCTGCTGGTGCAGCGTTACCCGATCAAGAGTGAAGTGGTCATTGGCCATATTCGCCAGGCCAACGTGGGCAAGGTGAGCCTGGCCAACACCCACCCCTTCGTGCGCGAACTGTGGGGGCGCAACTGGTGTTTTGCGCATAACGGCCAACTGGCGGATTTCAGCCCGCGAGCCACCTTTTACCGGCCGGTGGGCGATACCGACAGCGAAGCGGCCTTCTGCGATTTGCTCAACCGTGTGCGCGAAGCCTTCCCGGAGCCTGTGGACATCGAGCAAATGCTGCCCGACCTGATCGCGGCCTGTGCCGAATACCGCAGCAAAGGCGTATTCAATTGCCTGCTCAGCGATGGCGACTGGCTGTTCTGCTACTGCTCGACCAAATTGGCCCAGATCACCCGCCGCGCCCCGTTTGGCCCGGCGCGCTTGAAGGATGTCGACGTGATCGTTGATTTTCAGGCCGAAACCACCCCCAATGACGTGGTGACGGTGATCGCCACCGAGCCGTTGACCGACAATGAAAACTGGACCCGCTACGAACCGGGCCAATGGAGCTTGTGGCGACGCGGTGAATGCGTCAGCCAGGGCATTACCGAGTAAGGATATCGACCATGCTGCTCAGCTATCTGCGGTTGGTGCTGTTTGCCATTGGCCTGTTGGTCGGGGTGCAAGTGCCGGGGTTTATCAACGACTACGCCAAGCGCGTCGAAGCTCACCTGATCGAAGCCCAAACCGGCTTGCGCGGGTTTGAATCCACCGCGCAGCAGTTTTTCAAGGGCGACTTGCACGCGTTGGTGGCGCACTACCGCGCCAGCGATGACCCGGTGTTCCAGAGCGACGCCAACAGCCTGGGCGCCATGCTCGATCGCCAGGTGGCATTGGACAAGCAATTCCAGGCCATGCAAGGCCCGTGGTACATCCGCGCGCTGCAAGTGGCGGTGGCGGCCGACCCGGATATCCGCCTGGAAACCTGGAACGGCTACAGCTACCAGATTCTGCTGACGCCAGAGGCGATGGGTTGGGGCCTGGGCGGGGCGATGTTGTTGTCGTTCGGGTTGGAATGCCTGTTCCGCCTGATCGATTGGATCGTGCTGGGCGGCAAGCGCATGCGCCAGAGCCGGCCGATCGAAGAGCGTGACCTCAAAGGCCTCTAAAGACCCAACTCGGTCAAACTGTGGGAGGGGGCAAGCTCCCTCCCACATTTTTAATCGTGTTTCGTCAGGGCAGGCAGCACCATCCGCTCTTCGCCGACTTCCTCGGCATACCGCGCCACCGCCTTCTGACACAACCCCACAATCTCCTCCACCAGCTCCACGCCCACGCGCCATGACACCACCACCTGCAAGTGCGGCAAGCGCTGCGCCAGCGGCAACACCACCAATTCCCCGCGCGCCAGTTCTTCGCTGACCAGCACCGGCGGCAATGCGCCAATTCCAAACCCGTCGCGCAGCAAGCGCGTGATCGCCGACACCGAATTCACGCAGTTCATGCGCGGCGCGGCCACGCCGTTGGCCTGCATCAGGCTCAGTACATCCTGGTGCGGGTGGGAGTTTTTCGAGTAGGTGATGATGCGCTCCTGGGCCAGTTCGGCGAGGGACGCGTAGTCGCGGTTATAGATCGACCGGCTGGCGACGATCCAGGCCATGGGATGGCTGCACAGCTCCAGGCTGCGCACGGTTTCGAGTCGCAGCAGGTCGGTTTGCAGGATCAGGTCGAGGAAGCCTTTTTGCAGCTGATCGCTGAGGTTGAGCGCGGTATCGGCGACCAATTCGATTTCCACCAGCGGGAAATGCTCCATCAGTTCCGCCACGAACGGGCTCAGCCACGTGTGGATGACGGTGTCCATCGCGCCGATGCGAATCCGCCCGACCTTGCTGCTGGTGGTTTCCAGGGACTGTTTCAAACCCTGCATGGTCACCATCATCTGCTCGGCGTAATCGAGCACCTTCACACCGTCCGGGGTCAGGCTCACACCGCGCGAATCACGCAGAAACAGCTTCACGCCCAGCTCGCTTTCCAGCACTGCGATGCGGCTGGAAATCGAAGCCTGGGTGGTGAACAGCTTTTCGGCGGTCAGGCGAAAGCTCTTGAGCCTGGCCACCCAGACGAAGGTTTCGAGGAACTTCAAATTCATGGGATCAACTTTTTCTTATGCATGGATCGGTTTTTATTAGTTGGACGCCGTTGCCGGCCAGCGCCAAAAATCGAGCCATTCCACGATAAGCGTGGTTGGGTTTCAGGACAACAGCGTTGCGGGATCTTGGTAAAAGATCCCACACTACAAAAAAACAAAGCCTACAGGAGCGACCAGCGTGAGCCGCCTTTTACTCAATTGCGACATCGGCGAGAGCTTTGGCAACTGGACCATGGGTCTGGACGCCGAAGTCATGCCGTTCATCGATTGCGCCAACGTGGCGTGCGGCTTCCACGCTGGTGACCCGAGCATCATGCGCAAGACCGTCAGCCTGGCACTCAAGCATGGCGTCCAAGTCGGCGCGCACCCGGCGTATCAAGACCTGCAAGGCTTCGGTCGGCGCTCCATGCAGTACACACCCCAGGAAATCCAGGACCTGTTGCACTATCAGATCGGCGCGCTTGACGGTATTTGCCGGGCGCAGGGTGGTCGGGTCAGCTACGTAAAACCCCACGGCGCGATGTACAACGACATGATGGCCAACCCCGTGCAGTTGCGCGCGGTGATCCAGGCCGTCGCCGCCTATGGCGAGTTGCCGCTGATGCTGCTGGCCACCCGTGACAACAGCGCCGCCCAAGCCTTGGGCGACGAGTACGGCGTGACCCTGTGGTTCGAAGCGTTCGCTGACCGCGCCTATCACAACAACGGCCAGTTGGTGTCCCGGCAGTTGCCGGGCGCGGTGCATCACGATTCCGACACCATCGTGCAACAGGCCCTGACCCTCTCCCGTGGCCAACCGCTCACCGCCAGTGACGGCAGCCCCTTGGTCTTGCAGGCCAACACCTTGTGCGTACACGGCGACAATGCCAGTTCCGTCGCGGCGGTGAAGCGTATCCGCGAGGCGTTGAAGCCAGCATGAAGCCACGCATTGAAGTGGTAGCCATCGACTGCCTGATGGTGCGTCTGTTTAACGTGATCGCCGAAGCCAACATGCCGTGGATGCTCGCCGCCACCCAGCGCCTGCGCAGCGGGTTCGGCGCGGCGCTGGTGGATCTGGTGCCGTCGTACACCACCTTGATGGTGCATTACGACCTCACCGCGTTGAACCCGGCCCAGGCACGCGAACTGATCGACCAGGCCCTGACCGACCTGCAAGCCCAGGCCCAGGGCAGCGGCCAGTGCCATGTGCTGCCGGTGTGGTACGACCTGAGCGTCGGCCCTGAGCTGAGCTTGCTCAGCCAACGCAGCGGCCTGGCGGTAAGCGAGGTAGTCCGTCGCCACAGCGCTCACCAATACCAGGTGTTCGCCCTCGGTTTCGCTCCCGGTTTCGCCTTTATGGGCCTGGTGGACGAGATCCTCGCCGCGCCGCGCCTCAACACCCCGCGCAAGCGCGTGGCCGCCGGCAGCGTTGGGATTGCCGAACGGCAGACCGCGGCATACCCGGTGGTCTCCCCCGGTGGCTGGAACCTGATCGGCCGCACCCCGGCCAAACTGTTCGACCGCGAGCGTGACGGTTATAGCCTGATGCAACCCGGTGACACGGTGCGTTTTGAACCCGTCGAGCGTGCCGAATTCATCAACTTGGGTGGCGATGACACACCGTTGGAGGCGCAACCATGAGCCGCTTGATCATCGAGGCCAGCACGCCGTTGTGCCTGCTGCAGGACGCCGGCCGCTTTGGCGTGCGCCACCTGGGCGTGACCCAGGGCGGCGCGCTGGATTGGGTGTCGATGTCCTGGGCCAACTGGCTGCTGGGCAATGCATTGGATGCGCCGGTGGTGGAAATCACCTTGGGCGGGTTTACCGTGCAGGCCGAGGATTATTGCCTGCTGGCCCTGGCCGGAGCGGATCTGGGCGCGTACATCGACGAGCGCGCCATCAGCCCTGGACGCAGTTTTATCCTGCAAAAGGGCCAGCGTCTGCGCTTTACCCAGCCATTCAGCGGCGCGCGGGCATACCTGGCGGCGCCGGGTGGGTTCCAGGCGCCGGCTGTGCTGGGCAGTTGCGCCACGGTAGTGCGCGAGGAATTGGGCGGCCTGGACGGTTTTGGCAAAGCCTTGGGCGAAGGCGGGCGGTTGGCTTATTCGGGCACAGGCGGGGCGATGAAAATGCTCAGCGAGCCCGCCTTGTCCGCTAAAACAGCGCTGCAGGTGATCGTCGGCGCGCAAATTGGCCAGTTCAGTGGGCAAAGCCTGTTTGATGCGTTCAACACCGACTGGGCCTTGGACAGCCGCGCCGACCGCATGGGCATGCGCTTGCTGGGTACGCCATTGCAGTACCAGGGGCCGTCGTTGATTTCCGAAGGGATCCCGCTTGGCGCGATCCAGGTACCGCCCGATGGGCAGCCGATTGTGTTGCTCAATGATCGGCAAACCATTGGCGGGTACCCGCGTCTGGGCGCGTTGACGCCTTTATCGCTGGCGCGACTGGCGCAATGTTTGCCGGGGGAAAAGGTGAGGTTGGCGCCGGTGGTGCAGGAGACGGCGCATCGGCAGCACATCGAATTTCTGCAGCGGCTGAGCACCGCCTGAAAAACACCGAGGTCCAAATGTGGGAGGGGGGCCCCCTCCCACATTGGATTACCTGAATTATCTGGATGTGTGGTTACTTGGAGAGAAACCGCATCCCTTCCTCAAGCCCGCGCAGCGTCAGCGGGTACATCTGGTCCTCCACCAACTCGCGCACAATCCCCGTCGAGGCCGTAAAGTCCCAGGTGTCTTTCGGATACGGATTAATCCAGATCAGCTTCTTGTACTTGGCCATGAAGCGCTGCATCCACACATACCCCGGCTCTTCGTTCCAGTGCTCGACGCTGCCGCCGGCCTGGGTGATTTCGTACGGCGCCATCGACGCATCGCCGATAAAGATCACTTTGTAATCGGCACCGTACTTGTGCAGCAGGTCTTGGGTGGAGGTGCGCTCCGAGGTGCGGCGCAGGTTGTTTTTCCACACGGATTCGTACACGAAATTGTGGAAGTAGAAATATTCCAGGTGCTTGAACTCGGTCTTGCACGCCGAGAACAGCTCTTCGCAGATCTTCACGTGGGCGTCCATCGAGCCGCCGATGTCGAACAGCAGCAACAGCTTGATGGTGTTGCGCCGCTCCGGGCGCATCTGGATATTCAGCAGGCCGGCATCGCGGGCGGTGTGGTCGATGGTGCCGTCGATATCCAATTCGTCCGCCGCGCCTTGGCGGGCGAATTTACGCAGGCGGCGCAGGGCGATCTTGATATTGCGCGTGCCCAGTTCAACCTGGTCGTCGAGGTTTTTGTACTCGCGCTGGTCCCAGACCTTCACCGCCTTGCCCTGACGCTTGCCGGCGTCGCCGACGCGAATGCCTTCGGGGTTGTAGCCGCCTGAACCAAAGGGGCTGGTGCCGCCGGTGCCGATCCATTTGTTGCCACCGGCGTGGCGTTCCTTCTGTTCTTCCAGGCGTTTCTTGAATTCTTCGATCAGCTTGTCGAGGCCACCGAGGGATTGGATCTGTGCACGTTCCTCATCGCTGAGCGAACGTTCGAACTCCTTGCGCAGCCAGTCTTCGGGAATCAGCGCCTGCAGGTGGTCGTCGAGCTTTTCCAGGCCGTTGAAGTAGGCCCCGAAAGCCCGGTCGAACTTGTCGAAATGCCGCTCGTCCTTGACCAGGATCGCCCGGGCCAGGTAGTAGAACTCGTCCATGTCGGCGAAGGTCACGCGCTGCTTGAGCGCGTTGATCAGGTCGAGCAGCTCGCGCACCGACACCGGCACCTTGGCGGCGCGCATCTCGTTGAACAGGTTGAGCAACATCAGCGGTTACCGCGACGGCTCATGAACGCCAGACGCTCCAGCAATTGCACGTCTTGCTCGTTCTTGACCAGGGCACCGGCCAGCGGCGGGATGGCCTTGGTCGGGTCGCGCTCGCGCAGCACCGCTTCGCCAATGTTGTCGGCCATCAGCAATTTGAGCCAATCGACCAGTTCGGAGGTGGACGGCTTTTTCTTCAGGCCCGGTACCTTGCGCACGTCGAAGAACACGTCCAGCGCTTCGCTGACCAGGTCTTTCTTGATGTCCGGGTAGTGCACGTCGACGATCTTTTGCAACGTGGTGCGGTCGGGGAAGGCGATGTAGTGGAAGAAGCAGCGGCGCAGGAACGCGTCCGGCAGCTCTTTTTCGTTGTTGGAGGTGATGATGATGATCGGGCGTTTCTTGGCCTTGATGGTCTCGTCGATTTCGTAGACGTAGAACTCCATCTTGTCGAGTTCTTGCAACAGGTCGTTGGGGAATTCGATGTCGGCCTTGTCGATTTCGTCGATCAGCAGGATCACCCGCTCGTCGGACTCGAAGGCCTCCCAGAGCTTGCCCTTCTTCAGGTAGTTGCGCACGTCGTGCACCTTGTCCACGCCCAGTTGCGAGTCGCGCAGGCGGCTGACCGCGTCG
This region of Pseudomonas asgharzadehiana genomic DNA includes:
- a CDS encoding DUF2937 family protein — protein: MLLSYLRLVLFAIGLLVGVQVPGFINDYAKRVEAHLIEAQTGLRGFESTAQQFFKGDLHALVAHYRASDDPVFQSDANSLGAMLDRQVALDKQFQAMQGPWYIRALQVAVAADPDIRLETWNGYSYQILLTPEAMGWGLGGAMLLSFGLECLFRLIDWIVLGGKRMRQSRPIEERDLKGL
- a CDS encoding biotin-dependent carboxyltransferase family protein, giving the protein MSRLIIEASTPLCLLQDAGRFGVRHLGVTQGGALDWVSMSWANWLLGNALDAPVVEITLGGFTVQAEDYCLLALAGADLGAYIDERAISPGRSFILQKGQRLRFTQPFSGARAYLAAPGGFQAPAVLGSCATVVREELGGLDGFGKALGEGGRLAYSGTGGAMKMLSEPALSAKTALQVIVGAQIGQFSGQSLFDAFNTDWALDSRADRMGMRLLGTPLQYQGPSLISEGIPLGAIQVPPDGQPIVLLNDRQTIGGYPRLGALTPLSLARLAQCLPGEKVRLAPVVQETAHRQHIEFLQRLSTA
- a CDS encoding AAA family ATPase, which translates into the protein MKFEGTQAYVATDDLKLAVNAAITLERPLLVKGEPGTGKTMLAEQLAESFGATLITWHIKSTTKAHQGLYEYDAVSRLRDSQLGVDKVHDVRNYLKKGKLWEAFESDERVILLIDEIDKADIEFPNDLLQELDKMEFYVYEIDETIKAKKRPIIIITSNNEKELPDAFLRRCFFHYIAFPDRTTLQKIVDVHYPDIKKDLVSEALDVFFDVRKVPGLKKKPSTSELVDWLKLLMADNIGEAVLRERDPTKAIPPLAGALVKNEQDVQLLERLAFMSRRGNR
- a CDS encoding LysR family transcriptional regulator; this translates as MNLKFLETFVWVARLKSFRLTAEKLFTTQASISSRIAVLESELGVKLFLRDSRGVSLTPDGVKVLDYAEQMMVTMQGLKQSLETTSSKVGRIRIGAMDTVIHTWLSPFVAELMEHFPLVEIELVADTALNLSDQLQKGFLDLILQTDLLRLETVRSLELCSHPMAWIVASRSIYNRDYASLAELAQERIITYSKNSHPHQDVLSLMQANGVAAPRMNCVNSVSAITRLLRDGFGIGALPPVLVSEELARGELVVLPLAQRLPHLQVVVSWRVGVELVEEIVGLCQKAVARYAEEVGEERMVLPALTKHD
- a CDS encoding vWA domain-containing protein — translated: MLLNLFNEMRAAKVPVSVRELLDLINALKQRVTFADMDEFYYLARAILVKDERHFDKFDRAFGAYFNGLEKLDDHLQALIPEDWLRKEFERSLSDEERAQIQSLGGLDKLIEEFKKRLEEQKERHAGGNKWIGTGGTSPFGSGGYNPEGIRVGDAGKRQGKAVKVWDQREYKNLDDQVELGTRNIKIALRRLRKFARQGAADELDIDGTIDHTARDAGLLNIQMRPERRNTIKLLLLFDIGGSMDAHVKICEELFSACKTEFKHLEYFYFHNFVYESVWKNNLRRTSERTSTQDLLHKYGADYKVIFIGDASMAPYEITQAGGSVEHWNEEPGYVWMQRFMAKYKKLIWINPYPKDTWDFTASTGIVRELVEDQMYPLTLRGLEEGMRFLSK
- a CDS encoding 5-oxoprolinase subunit B family protein — protein: MKPRIEVVAIDCLMVRLFNVIAEANMPWMLAATQRLRSGFGAALVDLVPSYTTLMVHYDLTALNPAQARELIDQALTDLQAQAQGSGQCHVLPVWYDLSVGPELSLLSQRSGLAVSEVVRRHSAHQYQVFALGFAPGFAFMGLVDEILAAPRLNTPRKRVAAGSVGIAERQTAAYPVVSPGGWNLIGRTPAKLFDRERDGYSLMQPGDTVRFEPVERAEFINLGGDDTPLEAQP
- a CDS encoding S9 family peptidase: MPISTAPIARKAPGQDPYAWLQERDNREVLDYLKAENAWQDAQLADQAALRESLFEEIKGRILETDLSLPSPWGPYLYYTRTTAGDEYARHYRCRRPADDSNQVDERSEELLLDPNELANGGFFSLGAFSISPDHQRLAYSLDTSGDEIYTLFVKELANGKVSELEFQDCDGSMTWANDSLTLFFGELDDTHRPHKLYRYRLDGTAAQEVFHEPDGRFFLHCYRSSSERQLLLTLGSKTTSEVWALDADQPHLAFTCLAPRVEDHEYDVDHGQLNGAWTWFIRSNRDGINYALFVATDIGDVPTEAEWQNLIPHSDDVMLDGVSLNTGAMTLSLRIGGLPVIEVHPQGVPAYRVELPDAAYSLYVQNSLEFASDKIRLRYEALNRPAQVRQLELASGAQQVLKETPVLGVFNADDYVSQRLWATSADGTQVPISLVVKRDQLGKAAPLYLYGYGAYGSSLDPWFSHARLSLLDRGVAFAIAHVRGGGELGEAWYRNGKQAHKQNTFSDFIACAEHLINNGLTTSKQLAISGGSAGGLLIGAVLNQRPELFQAAIAEVPFVDVLNTMLDPELPLTITEYDEWGNPEEPEVYERIKAYAPYENVRPQAYPHLLVIAGYNDSRVQYWEAAKWVAKLRDTKTDDNLLLLKTELGAGHGGMSGRYQGLRDVALEYAFVFKALGLV
- a CDS encoding class II glutamine amidotransferase, with protein sequence MCELLGMSANVPTDIVFSFTGLMQRGGRTGPHRDGWGIAFYEGRGLRLFQDPAASSESEVALLVQRYPIKSEVVIGHIRQANVGKVSLANTHPFVRELWGRNWCFAHNGQLADFSPRATFYRPVGDTDSEAAFCDLLNRVREAFPEPVDIEQMLPDLIAACAEYRSKGVFNCLLSDGDWLFCYCSTKLAQITRRAPFGPARLKDVDVIVDFQAETTPNDVVTVIATEPLTDNENWTRYEPGQWSLWRRGECVSQGITE
- a CDS encoding 5-oxoprolinase subunit PxpA — encoded protein: MSRLLLNCDIGESFGNWTMGLDAEVMPFIDCANVACGFHAGDPSIMRKTVSLALKHGVQVGAHPAYQDLQGFGRRSMQYTPQEIQDLLHYQIGALDGICRAQGGRVSYVKPHGAMYNDMMANPVQLRAVIQAVAAYGELPLMLLATRDNSAAQALGDEYGVTLWFEAFADRAYHNNGQLVSRQLPGAVHHDSDTIVQQALTLSRGQPLTASDGSPLVLQANTLCVHGDNASSVAAVKRIREALKPA